From Rutidosis leptorrhynchoides isolate AG116_Rl617_1_P2 chromosome 3, CSIRO_AGI_Rlap_v1, whole genome shotgun sequence, a single genomic window includes:
- the LOC139902082 gene encoding uncharacterized protein yields MLESNKEATVAERITQNNGLSLGNWCWSRSPYGHVLNELTELNNIISSVTLSEKPDSWKCSLDPSGTYTTKSMAHLINSLKLGGNTLNMTIPRNNLLPQKVFIFIWRAFQKKIPTRFELDKRGIDLDSILCPLCESDIETIEHSLVLCPKSAQIWKHVLDWWNQDHSLISNLNDAIINKQTFTHNNLGSSIWQATKWITCYMLWKHRNAKVFSKKVWSIASILSEIQSQSFSWISKRLSKKKPIIWHQWLINPSFFVEDPPYRVGIG; encoded by the coding sequence ATGCTCGAGTCCAATAAAGAAGCAACAGTCGCTGAAAGAATCACGCAAAATAATGGACTTTCACTCGGTAATTGGTGCTGGTCACGATCTCCATACGGCCATGTTCTCAATGAATTAACTGAACTAAACAATATAATTTCCTCCGTGACATTGTCCGAAAAACCCGACTCTTGGAAATGTTCTCTCGACCCTTCGGGCACTTACACCACCAAATCTATGGCACACTTGATAAACTCCCTTAAGCTTGGTGGTAATACCCTCAACATGACGATTCCCCGCAACAATCTACTACCACAAAAAGTCTTCATTTTCATATGGCGAGCATTTCAAAAAAAGATACCTACTAGATTCGAATTAGACAAACGTGGTATTGATCTCGACTCCATCCTTTGCCCTTTATGCGAATCGGACATAGAAACCATTGAGCATTCTCTTGTTCTTTGTCCAAAATCGGCCCAAATATGGAAACACGTACTAGATTGGTGGAACCAAGACCACTCACTAATTTCAAACCTTAATGACGCTATCATCAATAAGCAAACTTTCACACACAACAATCTCGGCTCTTCAATATGGCAAGCAACCAAATGGATTACATGTTACATGTTATGGAAACATAGAAACGCAAAAGTATTCTCCAAAAAAGTCTGGTCCATTGCATCGATCCTCTCCGAAATTCAATCTCAAAGTTTTAGCTGGATCTCCAAAAGATTGAGTAAAAAGAAACCTATCATATGGCACCAATGGCTCATCAATCCTTCATTCTTTGTGGAGGATCCCCCATATCGTGTCGGCATCGGTTGA